The following are encoded together in the Babylonia areolata isolate BAREFJ2019XMU chromosome 18, ASM4173473v1, whole genome shotgun sequence genome:
- the LOC143291909 gene encoding uncharacterized protein LOC143291909, with protein sequence MSKSKTSLPRERVGSVMMMMMMVLVVSVAVSSVSGKDDDDGGGGGGGGGGGGNGSRGKGVIIPPASVKAVGRGPSSSSSSSSSTGLLLRELCNMLRVTSPLLFRQQCLNVIASSG encoded by the exons ATGTCCAAGTCGAAGACGTCACTTCCACGTGAGCGTGTCggcagtgtgatgatgatgatgatgatggtgttggtggtgtctgTCGCTGTCAGTTCTGTGAGCGGcaaggacgacgacgatggtggtggtggtggtggtggaggaggaggaggaggcaatgGCAGCAGAGGGAAAGGTGTTATCATCCCTCCTGCTTCAg TGAAAGCAGTTGGCAGGggaccatcttcatcatcatcatcatcctcatcgactGGACTGCTTCTGAGAGAACTTTGCAACATGCTGAGAGTGACCAGCCCCCTGCTCTTCAGGCAGCAGTGTTTGAACGTCATCGCGTCCAGTGGATGA
- the LOC143291910 gene encoding uncharacterized protein LOC143291910: MSLPPPQLTMWKPPSSSSRVYWLLTTATILWAALLSVPAPVSCGDHSLDIGQVNCRPPSILQPLLVALLSGLQENNSVLMKSVLVSEACRGSSKVVQRRQGLECERATGQFLRELCAWLRISDPALYRMICFPSRR; the protein is encoded by the exons atgtcactaccaccaccacagctgacCATGTGGAAGCCACCATCTTCATCTTCCCGTGTCTACTGGCTGCTGACCACAGCTACTATCCTGTGGGCAGCGCTGTTGTCTGTACCCGCACCGGTCAGCTGTGGTGACCATTCGCTGGACATCGGTCAAGTCAACTGTCGCCCTCCATCCATTCTGCAGCCGTTACTGGTGGCTTTGCTGTCTGGTCTGCAGGAGAACAACTCTGTCTTAATGAAAAGCGTGTTGGTGTCGGAGGCTTGCCGAg gatcatCCAAGGTGGTACAGAGGAGACAAGGGCTAGAGTGCGAACGAGCGACTGGACAGTTTCTGAGAGAGCTGTGCGCCTGGCTCAGGATCAGCGACCCTGCACTGTACAGGATGATCTGTTTTCCTTCCCGGCGGTGA
- the LOC143292210 gene encoding uncharacterized protein LOC143292210, with translation MGIGHVCARRGQFCKVSVHERSDGHHMVYAECVSENCGVSHAHQVTFACCASHMCNDQHLLDDQPSQNSATSQPLPLPLRLLLPLPWSSCSAGVTLAAALMMMRMVVDVVVV, from the exons ATGGGGATCGGCCATGTCTGTGCTCGGCGAGGTCAGTTCTGCAAG GTGAGCGTGCACGAGCGCAGCGACGGCCACCACATGGTGTACGCGGAGTGCGTGTCCGAGAACTGCGGTGTCTCCCACGCCCATCAGGTGACCTTCGCCTGCTGCGCCAGCCACATGTGCAACGACCAGCATCTCCTGGATGACCAACCCTCCCAGAACTCCGCCACCTCCcagcccctgcccctccccctccgcctcctcctgcCCCTGCCGTGGTCCTCCTGCTCTGCTGGCGTCACGTTGGCGGCagcgctgatgatgatgaggatggtggtggacgtagtggtggtgtga